A genomic window from Acidimicrobiales bacterium includes:
- a CDS encoding ubiquitin-like small modifier protein 1 has product MTVKIRVPTQLRELTGGAGEVTMEGSTVREALKALDSAHAGFAERLFDESGQLRRFVNVFVADEDVRFLQGLDTPVTDGQTVSIVPAVAGG; this is encoded by the coding sequence ATGACCGTCAAGATCCGAGTCCCCACCCAGCTCCGGGAGCTGACGGGTGGGGCCGGGGAGGTCACGATGGAGGGGTCCACCGTCCGGGAGGCCCTTAAGGCCCTGGACTCGGCCCACGCCGGCTTCGCCGAGCGGCTCTTCGACGAGTCCGGCCAGCTGCGCCGCTTCGTGAACGTGTTCGTGGCCGACGAGGACGTCCGCTTCCTCCAGGGCCTCGACACCCCGGTGACCGACGGCCAGACCGTCAGCATCGTGCCCGCCGTAGCGGGGGGATAG